The Campylobacter concisus sequence TAAGAGCGCAGTTGAGGCTCTAAAAAAGCTAAGCGACGACACTGATCTAATCATCACCGACATAAACATGCCAAAGATGGATGGACTTGAGTTTATTAAAGAGCTAAACGGCAAATTTGACGTCATCATAATGACAGGAAATGCGACGCTTAATAAGGCGATCGAGAGCGTGAGGCTCGGCGTAAAAGACTTTTTAACCAAGCCATTTGACGTCTCAACGCTTTACGAGGCGATAAAAAGGGTCGAGCTTCTTAAGCAAAAAACTCCAAAAATCATAAAAAAAATAGAAACAAAAAGCGAAAATAACGGCTTTTTAGCCACTTCAAAGGCACTTGAAGCGACGCTAAATATCGCGCTAAAAGCCGCAAGGACTGACGCTTCAATAATGCTTAGTGGCGAAAGCGGCGTTGGTAAGGAGGTCTTTGCTAAATTTATCCATGCAAACTCACCTAGAAAAGATGCGGCATTTATCGCTTTAAATATGGCTGCGATCCCTGAAAATTTGATAGAAAGTGAGCTTTTTGGCTTTGAAAAGGGCGCCTTTACTGACGCTGCGACTACCAAAAAAGGGCAGTTTGAGCTGGCAAATGGCGGAACGCTATTTTTAGATGAGATCGGCGAGATGCCTATAAATTTACAACCAAAGCTGCTTCGTGCACTTCAAGAGCGCGAGATAACAAGACTTGGTGCTACAAAGAGCGAAAAGATAGATGTTCGCATCATCTGCGCTACAAACGCAAACTTAGAGCTTTCGATGAGGGAGGGCAGATTTAGAGAGGATCTTTTCTACCGCCTAAACACGATCCCGCTTTTCATCCCGCCACTTCGCGAGCGAAAAGACGAAATTTTACCTATCGCGCAGGATACTTTGGAAAAATGTTGCAAAGAGTATGGCTTTGAGGCTAAAAATTTCTCAAAAGCGGCAAAAGAGGAGCTTTTAAGCTATGACTATCCAGGCAACATAAGAGAGCTCATTTCAGTCGTGCAAAGAGCGGCGATACTAAGCGAGGGTGATGAAATTTTGCCAAATGATCTATTTTTACAAGCCAGAAGCAAAAAATAGCTATAAATTTAAGTAAAATTACGAAAATTAAAAAAGATAAGGAGAGCAGATGAGAAAATTTAACGTAGCTGTAGTTGGTGCTACTGGAGCGGTCGGCGAAGAGCTTTTTAGAGTGATGGAAGAGGTTGAGTTTCCAGTTGGAGAGCTTTTGCCGCTTGCTAGCGCAAAAAGTGCTGGTAGCGAGATCGAATTTAATGGCAAATATTACAAGGTAAAAGAGCTAACCGAAAAAGTTTTTAGCGAGCACGAGATTGATATCGCTTTTTTTAGTGCGGGCGGTTCAGTCTCAGAGAAATTTGCCAAATTTGCAGCTGATAGTGGCGCAGTAGTCATCGATAACACCAGCCATTTTAGGATGGATAAAGATATCCCGCTAGTTGTGCCGGAGTGTAATCCAAGCGACATTGCTATGTGGAAAAACCGCGGCATTATCGCAAATCCAAACTGCTCAACCATCCAAATGGTGCAAATTTTAAAACCACTAAACGACGCTTTTAGTATCAATAGAGTCGATGTTTCTACATACCAAGCGGCAAGCGGTGCTGGCAAAGAGGGCATGGAAGAGCTTGTTGTTCAGATGCAAAAATTCTTTGAGTTTAAGCTTGATGAGTGCGAGCCAAAGGTATTTGCGCACCGCCTAGCGCTAAATGTGATCCCACACATCGATGTCTTTTTGGACAATGACTACACAAAAGAAGAGATGAAAATGGTCAATGAAACGCAAAAAATTCTTCACAAAGATATAGAAGTTAGCGCTACCTGTGTGCGCGTACCAGTACTTAGAAGTCACTCAGAGGCTATCACTATCCACTTTGACAAAGATGTAAGTGCGGATGCAGCAAAAGAAATTTTAAGCAAAGCTCCAAGCGTCGTTGTAGTGGATAATCCAGCAAATAAAGAGTATCCGATGCCTATCATTTCAAGCGATACAAATGAGACTTATGTCGGTAGGATCAGAGTTGATAATTACAGACCTAATGTGCTTCATCTTTGGTGTAGTGCTGATCAGATCCGCGTAGGAGCTGCTACAAATGCTGTCAGGATCGCACAAAAATGGATCGCGATGCAAGAGTAAATAAAAAAGGATTTTTATTGCGTAAGATATTTGAAAAAATTTTGCTTGCTAGCAACAGCTTTACACTTTTTCCAGTAGTTTTTGGACTTTTAGGTGCGATCGTGCTTTTTATCATCGCAAGTTACGACGTCGGCAAGGTACTTTTAGAGGTTTATAAATATTTCTTTGCTGCGGATTTTCACGTTGAAAATTTCCACTCAGAGGTCGTTGGCGAGATAGTTGGAGCGATCGATCTTTACTTGATGGCGCTTGTTCTTTATATATTTAGCTTCGGAATTTACGAGCTTTTCATCTCAGAGATCACACAGCTAAAGCAGTCAAAGCAGAGCAAGGTGCTTGAAGTGCATTCGCTTGATGAGCTAAAAGACAAGCTTGGCAAAGTGATCGTCATGGTCTTGATCGTAAATTTCTTCCAAAGAGTGCTTCACGCAAACTTCACAACACCGCTTGAGATGGCTTATCTTGCAGCTTCTATCCTAGCGCTTTGCCTTGGACTTTACTTCCTTCACAAGGGAGATCACTAAAATTTTAAGCGTTTTTACGCTTAAAATTTCTCCTACATCTTTTCTTTAGCTATTTTTAGGTAATATCCCTTTAAAAATTTAAAGGAAATTTAATGATTTTTATAGACGCTTGTCTTAAAAAACCTACCCCTTATACGCCTGTTTGGATGATGCGCCAAGCTGGTAGATATTTGCCAGAGTATATGCGAGTACGCGCGCAAGCAGGAGATTTTTTATCGCTTTGCAAAGACTACAAAAAGGCTAGCGAAGTCACGCTTCAACCAGTTGAAATCCTAGGCGTTGATGCGGCGATTTTATTTAGCGACATCCTTGTTGTGCCTCTTGAAATGGGCATGGATCTACGTTTTGAAAAGGGCGAGGGTCCAGTTTTTACAGAGCCTTTGCGTGATAAAGCTGCACTTGACGTGCTAAGTATCGAAAAATCGACTAAAAATTTAGCATACGTCTATGACACGATCAAGCTCACAAGAGAAAATTTAGCCAAAGATAAGGCGCTCATTGGCTTTTGCGGCGCACCTTGGACGATAGCTACATACATGATCGAGGGTGGTGGCAGTAAAACTTATGCAGTTTGCAAAAAAATGCTCTATCAAAATCCAGAATTTTTACATCAAATTTTAGAAAAAGTGACGCAAGCTCTCATTTTTTACGTCAAAGAGCAAATAAGAGCAGGCGTAAATGCGGTGCAAATTTTTGACAGCTGGGCGGCTGCGCTTGAAGAGCAGGCTTATTTTGAGTTTGGATTTAACTACATAAACAAGATAGTTGATAGTGTTAAGGCTGAATTTCCAGAAATTCCGGTCATCGTTTTCCCAAAAGGAATAAGTGGCTATTTGGATAAAATTTCAGGCAAATTTGATGTTTTTGGTGTCGACTGGAGCACGCCAATCGAGCTAGCCAAAGAAAAACTTAGCCCAAGATATGTCCTTCAAGGAAACATGGAACCAACTAGACTTTATAGCAAAAAGGCGATAGATGAAGGTGTGGATAAAATTTTAAGCACGATGAAAGGCGTGCCACATATTTTCAACCTTGGGCATGGAATTTTGCCTGATGTGCCAGTTGAGAATGCAAAATATTTTATAAAACAGGTACAGACAAAAAGTGCAAGGTAACAAGCCTTGCATCGTCTTTGGACCGATAAATTCTCGCCGTTTTGGCATGAGCCTAGGCATAGATCTAAGCCCAAAGCAAAAATCATGTAATTTTGACTGTGTTTATTGTGAGTTAAGTGGCGCGAAGACTGTTGAAACAATAGAAAATCCGCCAA is a genomic window containing:
- a CDS encoding sigma-54-dependent transcriptional regulator, which translates into the protein MNIVIVEDDINMRKSLEIALGEYEELNIKSYKSAVEALKKLSDDTDLIITDINMPKMDGLEFIKELNGKFDVIIMTGNATLNKAIESVRLGVKDFLTKPFDVSTLYEAIKRVELLKQKTPKIIKKIETKSENNGFLATSKALEATLNIALKAARTDASIMLSGESGVGKEVFAKFIHANSPRKDAAFIALNMAAIPENLIESELFGFEKGAFTDAATTKKGQFELANGGTLFLDEIGEMPINLQPKLLRALQEREITRLGATKSEKIDVRIICATNANLELSMREGRFREDLFYRLNTIPLFIPPLRERKDEILPIAQDTLEKCCKEYGFEAKNFSKAAKEELLSYDYPGNIRELISVVQRAAILSEGDEILPNDLFLQARSKK
- a CDS encoding aspartate-semialdehyde dehydrogenase encodes the protein MRKFNVAVVGATGAVGEELFRVMEEVEFPVGELLPLASAKSAGSEIEFNGKYYKVKELTEKVFSEHEIDIAFFSAGGSVSEKFAKFAADSGAVVIDNTSHFRMDKDIPLVVPECNPSDIAMWKNRGIIANPNCSTIQMVQILKPLNDAFSINRVDVSTYQAASGAGKEGMEELVVQMQKFFEFKLDECEPKVFAHRLALNVIPHIDVFLDNDYTKEEMKMVNETQKILHKDIEVSATCVRVPVLRSHSEAITIHFDKDVSADAAKEILSKAPSVVVVDNPANKEYPMPIISSDTNETYVGRIRVDNYRPNVLHLWCSADQIRVGAATNAVRIAQKWIAMQE
- a CDS encoding YqhA family protein; this translates as MDRDARVNKKGFLLRKIFEKILLASNSFTLFPVVFGLLGAIVLFIIASYDVGKVLLEVYKYFFAADFHVENFHSEVVGEIVGAIDLYLMALVLYIFSFGIYELFISEITQLKQSKQSKVLEVHSLDELKDKLGKVIVMVLIVNFFQRVLHANFTTPLEMAYLAASILALCLGLYFLHKGDH
- the hemE gene encoding uroporphyrinogen decarboxylase; translated protein: MIFIDACLKKPTPYTPVWMMRQAGRYLPEYMRVRAQAGDFLSLCKDYKKASEVTLQPVEILGVDAAILFSDILVVPLEMGMDLRFEKGEGPVFTEPLRDKAALDVLSIEKSTKNLAYVYDTIKLTRENLAKDKALIGFCGAPWTIATYMIEGGGSKTYAVCKKMLYQNPEFLHQILEKVTQALIFYVKEQIRAGVNAVQIFDSWAAALEEQAYFEFGFNYINKIVDSVKAEFPEIPVIVFPKGISGYLDKISGKFDVFGVDWSTPIELAKEKLSPRYVLQGNMEPTRLYSKKAIDEGVDKILSTMKGVPHIFNLGHGILPDVPVENAKYFIKQVQTKSAR